The genomic DNA TCCAATAGTAAAAGACCTTAAAGGTTTGGAATCAGGGAAAGCATACTACCGAAATGGTACATCTAATACAGAGGCGAACACTTATGATTCAATAAGAATTAATGACTGGCTTAAATCATTGCCTAAAAAAGAAGAATTAAACTCTTTAAATGACGAAATATCAAACTACATAAGAGAACTTACAAAATGTGAACAAAAACTTTCTGTAATAATATCAGACTTATTTTCTTTATCTAAAAGATATAAGCTTGACAAACTTAAAAGTTTTTGTTTAGCCGAAATTCAAGGAATAGATTCATTACGTAATCAAGACTCTGAATATCGTAACCAAAAAGTATTTATTTCTTATAATAAAATTGATATTAATCCATATTCTTTTGTTAAATCAACTGTCAATTTAGTTGTTAAAGAAATGGAAAATAATAAAGATTTTTTTGAAAGTAAAATTCTAATGCATTATCCAATTATTGAAATTGAAAGTTCATTAGAAAGACTTATTGAAAGCCCAAATTCATATGCGACAATAAAATCTGATACAAAACTGCTACTTGGAATGAAAAAAAAACATGATTTATATATTTATACATTTCCTGACAATTTTAATTCTTTATACAGAAATATAAGACAAAAAGCAATTGATATATTAATGAGAATATAAAAACTGGCTACAACAACATATATAATTTATTGCTAGTACTTATCTACTTACGAAAATCCTTAGGGGATTTTCTATTCCGTTTTTATTTACTAAATTAGTTGCTCCAAATACGCAACAAACCATATATAAAAACGTTATATGCAATTTTGACCCGTCCTGAAATAAGGCTACATAATTTTAAACATTATGTATAGAAATGACAAAGTAATTAGACGGTATTCAGAACCTTTTAAATTAAAAATTTTAGCCGAACTTACAATCGGAAAACACACAAAGAGCGAACTTTGTAAACTCTACTCAATTGCACCTACAACAGTAAATGTGTGGATTAAAAAGTACAATCGTAAAGACTTAATGAACACCAGAGTAAAAGTGGAAACAAAAGACGAAATATCTAGAATTAAAGCGCTTCAAAAAGAGATTGAACAGCTTAAAAAACTACTACTTAAAAAGGATCTCGATGCTATGGTAGAAGAATCCTATTTAGAAGTAGCTGCAGAAGACCTCGGCTATAAATCTATTGCTGAACTAAAAAAAAAGTTAAGTATAAAGCCTTAATAAAAGCTAAAGAGAAATCTAAGAGATTTGCGTCTTTAACGACTATAACCCATTGTTTTGGACTTAAACGTGATGCGTATTATAAATACAAATCTAGAGCTGATAAACGTTTAATACTAGAACAACAGATTATAAATATTGTTAGAAAAAGACGCAAATCTCTTCCTAGAGAAGGGGTGCGTAAGCTTACTAAATCTTTAGATATAGATTTTAATAAAGTAAATATTAAAGTTGGTAGAGATACTTTATTTAATGTCCTTAGAAAACACCAAATGCTAACACTTAGAAGGAAAACTAGTGCCAGAACAACAAACTCATATCATCGATTTTATAAATATAATAATATTATAAAAGACTTAGAAATTACAAAACCTAATCAAGTTTGGGTAAGTGATATAACTTACATCAGAACAATTAAAGGCTTTTGTTACTTAGCTTTAATAACTGATATGTATTCTAGAAAAATTGTTGGTTACGACCTTAGTGATAGCCTGGAATTAAAAGGATGTGTGAGAGCATTAAATAAGGCGATTTATAAAGCTAAAAAAACTTGTACTGAGCCTAGTCGAAGTATTAATGGGCTTATTCATCATTCAGACAGAGGAATACAATATTGCAGTAATCTATACACTCAAATATTAAAAAGAAAGAAAATAGATATCAGTATGACTGAAGAAAATCATTGTTACGAAAACGCCATGGCTGAACGTGTAAATGGTATTTTAAAAGATGAATTTTATCTCGACCAAACCTTTGATAACGTGGCTCACGCTAAGAGAGCCGCAAAAAATGCAATTAATTTATACAACGAAATAAGATTACACTTATCTTTAGATTATAAAACACCAAATATGGTATATAAATTATCAGCTTAATTCAATTTTAACCTGTAGCCATATTTCAGGACAAGACATTTAAAAAAAATGAGGTTCTATGAAAAAAATGACTTTGAGTATTATAATAATTACTTTATTTTATTATAATTCCACTCTTGCACAGGAAAATAAATTGCAATTGAAATCTACGAGTTTAGGTATTGGTTTATCTGGTTTATCATCTGATAATACTGACATTTCTGACACTTCTACTGCTGGATTTACTGTAAATTTAGATTTATCAGTTAATCTAAATAAACACATTTTTTCTTTATATCTGAATAAGGACTTTAAATTCAACTTGTATGATGGTAGAGAGCATTATAATCAATTAAATGCAACTTATGGAAGAGAATTTGAATTGAATGATTGGTTAAAATTAGAAGGACATTTAGGATTAGGATATTTTAATTATAGTGTCAAAAATTATTCAACTGACTTCAAAACAAATAAAGAATCAACTATTGGTTTTCCATTAAGAGTAAAACTAATTTTTTATACAAAAGAGAATTTCGGAATTGGAATAAATCCAAATTTGAATTTGAATTCTTTAGTTAATACGTATTCAGTAAATATAGTCTTTCAACATAATTTTTAAAAAATTTTATGAAAACTTAAATATATCTGAATTGTTTATTTCTGGTCTTCCAAATGGTATAACTTCTAAATTAATAGAAGAATATGCGGAAAAAAATAAATACGGAACCGTACCTCTGAATAAAAAAATTGAAGATTTATTTGAAAGGTTTTATGTCTATTTCATCAAAGTTGAAAATGGAAATTTTCCAGATGAACTGAAATATGATTATGACCAAGAAATATTAGGAAAAACAAAATGACTAAAAAAAACTGCATATAACACCGTATAAACTTTATTGCTGGCTTTTTGCCTACTTGCGAAAAACCTCGCGGTTTTTCTTGGTTTGTGTTTTATTTACTAAATTCACTGCTTAAAACACACAACAAAGCTTATACAACAACGTTGCAAAAAACTGGCTGAAAGTATAATTTAAGAACAAAAGTTATTTTAAAATATATTTTATTTTACAAGTTAGAAAACTCAAAAGGCGGAAAAAAGTTTGAAAAAAATGCTGCGGAACACTCTCTCGAGATTGGAAAATTCTGAAAGAATTGTATTAATAATTAGTGTTTCAGAACGTTGAAAAAATTGGTCAAATTTAACTAGTTTGAAAATTAGTGAAAACTTGAAACTTATTTACTGTTTGAAAAGAGAATTAAGGAATTAAGCAAAGTGTTGAATAAATGTTGTTGGAATTAACTCTCAAACACAATTTCAGAAAGGCTGAGAGATTTAGAGAACAAACAAAAAGGTTTACTCGCTTTCGGAATTAAATGCGGCTGAAAGCACGAAAAAACTAAAATAGAGAAACTGAATAAATTGAGAAATTAAAATCTTGGCGGAATTTACTCTTAAACTCAAAAAAAAGAAAGGTGAAAATTGAAAACATAAAATTGAAAATTAAACCCGCATTTTGCAACACCTTGTATAAAAAATTGCTTAATTTGGCTTAATCACAAGTTTGTTCTTTTTTATAAACTCTATTTTTCCTGCGGAAAAATGCCGTTCATATAAAACGCAAATTTCCATACAAAAACACGTTGGCATTCATTAGACAGAAAAATGAAAATTGAATTAGATAACATATTGAAATTAGTACCAAAGGAAGTTCTATTCTCTGAAATCATTGAATTTGACAAATTGGATGAACGAATTTCAGCAGTTGGAGTTTTATTTGCGAACACAATTGGCGTTAATGAGAACTCAATTGAATTTTGTCCAGATAACGAACCACCACTTATTGAAGAAATTATTTCTTGGATTTGGACTTTTAGACCAGATTTAGGAATTGAAATTCTTAATCAAGAATTATCAGATGATTTAATGAAACTTATATTAGCATACGAAAATAATGAAATGGAAAAATTTTGGGTTTATATAAATGAATAATGGAGAACGAAAAAACATTTAAAACTAAAACAGGATTTTGCCATATTTTACCTAATAAAATTATTCTAACAAGAGACGGAATAATTGGAAATGTTGCAAAAGTTACTGTTGGAAAAAACATAACTCGAATTTTGATAATTTATAGCGGACTTTCTACATTCCTGCTTTATTCGGCTTTTAATAGTTTTCAAAAAGGACAAGTTCCTATATCAGTAATTTATTTAATAGTTAGCTTATTTCTAATTTATGGAATATTTACAAGTCTGAAGAATTCAGCAACACCAATAATTGAAAGAACTAAAATTAAAAGTGTGAAATTTAAGAAAGCTACTTTCGGAATAACTCGCTCTCGATTTGAGATTCTCTTTGAAGAAGAAAACGGAAAAATTAAGAAAAGACTGATAATGCTTCCAGGTTCAATGTCAAACGGAGAAAAAGAAACTGAAAGAGCAATAGAATTAATGAAAGAAGAGAAATTAATAAACGAATAAAAATAACGAAATGCCAACACCGTATATAATTTATTGCTGGCTTTTTGCTTACTTGCGAAAGTCCTCGCGGACTTTCTTGGTCGGTAATTATTTACTAAATTAGTTGCTTGAAACACGCAACAAACCATATACAACAACGTTGCCCACAATTAAACGAAACCGAATGTCAGAGGAAATAAAACAAGTTTGGTATGCCAGTTATGGTTCAAACATTTTGGAAAGTCGATTCCATTGTTACATTCTTGGTGGACAACCAAAAGGCTCAAAGAAAACTTATAAAGGTTGTTCAGATAAAACTTTACCACAGGAAAAAGAGGAAGTTTACATAAATAGCGAACTTTATTTTGCGAAAAAATCTAAAAGTTGGGATTCTTGTGGTGTCGGATTTATAAATACCGAATTCAACGATAAGATTCAGACTTTCGGAAGAATGTACTTAATCACAACTGAACAGTACGTTGAAATTG from Polaribacter sp. ALD11 includes the following:
- a CDS encoding helix-turn-helix domain-containing protein produces the protein MITKNQFENLISKNESSVLDFKREFYNFKKDKDKSATSKFVKDVISFSNTIRTETSFIIFGIQELNDGEIEVIGIIDKIDDAILQDKIKDKVFPRPIFSFYTIKYDKKQFGILEFPIEKYETPIVPIVKDLKGLESGKAYYRNGTSNTEANTYDSIRINDWLKSLPKKEELNSLNDEISNYIRELTKCEQKLSVIISDLFSLSKRYKLDKLKSFCLAEIQGIDSLRNQDSEYRNQKVFISYNKIDINPYSFVKSTVNLVVKEMENNKDFFESKILMHYPIIEIESSLERLIESPNSYATIKSDTKLLLGMKKKHDLYIYTFPDNFNSLYRNIRQKAIDILMRI
- a CDS encoding transposase gives rise to the protein MYRNDKVIRRYSEPFKLKILAELTIGKHTKSELCKLYSIAPTTVNVWIKKYNRKDLMNTRVKVETKDEISRIKALQKEIEQLKKLLLKKDLDAMVEESYLEVAAEDLGYKSIAELKKKLSIKP
- a CDS encoding IS3 family transposase; this translates as MKAKEKSKRFASLTTITHCFGLKRDAYYKYKSRADKRLILEQQIINIVRKRRKSLPREGVRKLTKSLDIDFNKVNIKVGRDTLFNVLRKHQMLTLRRKTSARTTNSYHRFYKYNNIIKDLEITKPNQVWVSDITYIRTIKGFCYLALITDMYSRKIVGYDLSDSLELKGCVRALNKAIYKAKKTCTEPSRSINGLIHHSDRGIQYCSNLYTQILKRKKIDISMTEENHCYENAMAERVNGILKDEFYLDQTFDNVAHAKRAAKNAINLYNEIRLHLSLDYKTPNMVYKLSA
- a CDS encoding phosphoribosylaminoimidazolesuccinocarboxamide synthase, with amino-acid sequence MENEKTFKTKTGFCHILPNKIILTRDGIIGNVAKVTVGKNITRILIIYSGLSTFLLYSAFNSFQKGQVPISVIYLIVSLFLIYGIFTSLKNSATPIIERTKIKSVKFKKATFGITRSRFEILFEEENGKIKKRLIMLPGSMSNGEKETERAIELMKEEKLINE